The following proteins are co-located in the Microbacterium sp. Clip185 genome:
- a CDS encoding endonuclease domain-containing protein: protein MAAHAAQAEDMRPSALPANLGDTFSVAEARDVGVSPARLRYRDLESPFRGMRVAASASAHPAGEDIADLAENIRRTCRQYSLVMPQDQFFSHIAAAVLWDLTLPPGLVLRCLERGIDVAVIAPGRTPRGARVTGHNVKASHVSVRMYRGLRVTSPASTWACLAAEVVDTHELVAIGDSAVREPMFGSGSGALATPEELAAAASAGRRPGVTRLREALPLVRTRSLSRPESLLRLLLVSSGIPEPELNHPLRDHTGEIIAWGDLVYPRERVVVEFEGDHHRVDREQWTSDILRQERLERCGWLVVRVTGVQLMNQAAAVAGRVRRALRERSW from the coding sequence ATGGCTGCGCATGCCGCTCAGGCTGAGGACATGAGACCTTCCGCATTGCCGGCGAACCTGGGCGACACCTTCTCGGTGGCGGAAGCGCGGGATGTCGGCGTCTCGCCGGCTCGGTTGAGATATCGGGATCTCGAGTCGCCATTTCGCGGGATGAGGGTCGCTGCAAGCGCGTCTGCCCACCCGGCTGGTGAGGATATCGCCGATCTCGCGGAGAACATTCGACGCACGTGCCGACAGTACTCACTGGTGATGCCGCAGGACCAGTTCTTCTCCCACATCGCCGCTGCGGTCCTGTGGGATTTGACGCTGCCGCCGGGGCTGGTCCTGCGATGCCTCGAGCGCGGCATCGATGTCGCTGTTATCGCCCCGGGCCGCACTCCGCGCGGTGCTCGAGTGACCGGGCATAACGTGAAGGCGTCTCACGTCTCGGTTCGCATGTATCGGGGTCTCCGTGTCACCTCGCCAGCGAGCACCTGGGCCTGCCTGGCTGCCGAGGTTGTCGACACCCACGAACTCGTCGCCATCGGGGACTCCGCCGTTCGCGAACCCATGTTCGGTTCCGGGAGTGGTGCACTCGCCACGCCGGAAGAGCTCGCGGCCGCCGCATCGGCCGGGCGGCGACCGGGAGTGACTCGCCTTCGTGAGGCGCTACCGCTCGTGCGGACGCGGTCGCTCTCCCGCCCTGAGTCGCTTCTGCGGTTGCTTCTCGTGAGCAGCGGGATTCCCGAACCAGAGCTCAACCACCCCCTTCGCGATCACACCGGCGAAATCATCGCGTGGGGTGATCTCGTGTACCCGCGGGAGAGAGTCGTCGTGGAGTTCGAGGGCGACCATCATCGGGTCGATCGCGAACAGTGGACCTCGGACATCCTTCGGCAGGAGCGACTCGAGCGGTGCGGGTGGCTGGTGGTGCGGGTCACCGGCGTGCAGCTGATGAACCAGGCCGCGGCGGTCGCCGGTCGTGTCCGCCGCGCATTGCGCGAACGGTCGTGGTGA
- the lysS gene encoding lysine--tRNA ligase: protein MTSQPENAAPAETPEEDVFEQKAVRLAKRERLIAERTDAAGGAYPVSVAVTDTIPALRERFASLEAGEETGVIAGVAGRVVFSRNTGKLCFASLQSGDGSRIQAMVSLAAVGEESLQRWKELVDLGDHVFVRGQVISSRRGELSIMVEDWQIASKALLPLPNLHSELNEETRVRSRFLDLIVRDQARATVRTRAAVNASLRETFAGHDFIEVETPMLQVQHGGASARPFVTHSNAFDTELYLRIAPELFLKRAVVGGLDRVFEINRNFRNEGADSTHSPEFAMLEAYESYSDYNGIADLTQELIQNAAAATNRLAGRPEAGHVVTWADGTEYDLGGNWDRISMYDSLNDALAASEIDAEPITPQTPVAELARIAAAAGVDEPPHATHGKYVEELWEHFVKTHLVRPTFVMDFPLDTSPLVREHRSIPGVVEKWDLYVRGFELATGYSELIDPVIQRERFVEQAKLAARGDDEAMRIDEEFLRAMEHGMPPMGGMGMGIDRLLMAVTGLGIRETILFPLVK from the coding sequence ATGACCTCTCAGCCCGAGAACGCCGCGCCCGCCGAGACCCCCGAAGAGGACGTCTTCGAGCAGAAGGCGGTGCGCCTCGCCAAGCGCGAGCGACTCATCGCGGAGCGGACGGATGCGGCGGGCGGCGCCTACCCCGTCTCGGTCGCCGTGACCGATACGATCCCCGCGCTGCGCGAGCGCTTCGCGAGCCTCGAGGCGGGCGAGGAGACCGGCGTCATCGCCGGCGTGGCCGGTCGCGTCGTGTTCAGCCGCAACACCGGCAAGCTCTGCTTCGCGTCGCTGCAGTCGGGCGACGGCAGCCGCATCCAGGCCATGGTCTCGCTCGCCGCCGTCGGCGAGGAGTCGCTGCAGCGCTGGAAGGAGCTCGTCGACCTCGGCGACCACGTGTTCGTGCGCGGTCAGGTCATCTCCAGCCGCCGCGGCGAGCTGTCGATCATGGTGGAGGACTGGCAGATCGCCTCGAAGGCGCTGCTCCCGCTGCCGAACCTGCACTCCGAGCTCAACGAGGAGACGCGCGTGCGCTCGCGCTTCCTCGATCTCATCGTGCGCGACCAGGCCCGCGCGACCGTGCGCACCCGCGCCGCCGTCAACGCGAGCCTGCGCGAGACCTTCGCCGGTCACGACTTCATCGAGGTCGAGACGCCGATGCTGCAGGTGCAGCACGGCGGTGCATCGGCGCGTCCGTTCGTCACGCACTCCAATGCCTTCGACACCGAGCTGTACCTGCGCATCGCCCCCGAGCTCTTCCTCAAGCGCGCCGTCGTCGGCGGGCTCGACCGGGTGTTCGAGATCAACCGCAACTTCCGCAACGAGGGTGCCGACTCGACCCACAGCCCGGAGTTCGCGATGCTCGAGGCCTATGAGTCGTACAGCGACTACAACGGCATCGCCGACCTGACCCAGGAGCTCATCCAGAACGCCGCCGCGGCCACGAACCGTCTCGCCGGACGCCCCGAGGCCGGTCACGTCGTGACCTGGGCCGACGGCACCGAGTACGACCTCGGCGGCAACTGGGACCGCATCTCGATGTACGACTCGCTCAACGACGCGCTCGCCGCATCCGAGATCGACGCCGAACCCATCACTCCGCAGACGCCGGTCGCCGAGCTCGCCCGCATCGCCGCGGCCGCGGGCGTCGATGAGCCGCCGCACGCGACCCACGGCAAGTACGTCGAAGAGCTGTGGGAGCACTTCGTCAAGACGCACCTGGTGCGCCCCACGTTCGTCATGGACTTCCCGCTCGACACCAGCCCGCTCGTGCGCGAGCACCGCTCGATCCCGGGCGTCGTGGAGAAGTGGGACCTCTACGTGCGCGGCTTCGAGCTGGCCACCGGTTACTCCGAGCTCATCGACCCCGTCATCCAGCGCGAGCGCTTCGTCGAGCAGGCGAAGCTCGCAGCGCGCGGCGACGACGAGGCCATGCGCATCGACGAGGAGTTCCTGCGGGCGATGGAGCACGGCATGCCCCCCATGGGCGGCATGGGCATGGGTATCGACCGACTGCTGATGGCCGTCACCGGACTCGGCATCCGCGAGACCATCCTCTTCCCCCTCGTCAAGTGA
- the panC gene encoding pantoate--beta-alanine ligase, with the protein MIRTIAELRTRLADARAAAPEGTRVALVSTIGALHDGHIDLIRTARENAGIVVVSSFVNPLRFATHAEYEAYPRTPDADAALLDRLGVDLVFAPDAAELLPAGKATTKVSAGDLGLRYEGRVRPFYFDGLLTVEAQLLNLVRPDVAVYGERDRQRVFLVRRMVRELFFDVEIVEAETVRSDDGVPISTRLATLDAADRAAAALLPRALEAAASNADRDVDACIAAAQSALMGESRIRLEYLNVVDPATFLPVDEGHQGPALALIAATVGGHRFVDNAEIFVR; encoded by the coding sequence ATGATCCGCACCATCGCGGAGCTGCGCACCCGACTGGCAGACGCCAGAGCCGCGGCTCCTGAGGGCACGCGTGTCGCACTCGTCTCCACGATCGGTGCGCTGCACGACGGCCACATCGACCTCATCCGTACCGCGCGCGAGAACGCCGGGATCGTGGTCGTCTCCTCCTTCGTGAACCCGCTGCGCTTCGCCACGCACGCCGAGTACGAGGCCTACCCGCGCACGCCCGACGCGGATGCTGCGCTCCTCGATCGCCTGGGCGTAGACCTCGTGTTCGCTCCGGATGCGGCGGAGCTGCTGCCCGCGGGCAAGGCCACGACCAAGGTGAGCGCGGGGGATCTGGGCCTTCGCTACGAGGGTCGGGTGCGCCCGTTCTACTTCGACGGTCTGCTGACGGTCGAGGCACAGCTGCTGAATCTCGTGCGGCCCGACGTCGCCGTCTACGGCGAGCGCGACCGCCAGCGGGTGTTCCTCGTGCGCCGGATGGTGCGGGAGCTCTTCTTCGATGTCGAGATCGTCGAGGCCGAGACGGTGCGCAGCGACGACGGTGTGCCGATCTCGACGCGTCTCGCGACCCTCGACGCGGCCGACCGCGCCGCAGCGGCGCTGCTGCCGCGGGCGCTCGAGGCCGCCGCATCCAATGCCGACCGCGACGTCGACGCGTGCATCGCCGCGGCGCAGAGCGCGCTCATGGGCGAGTCCCGCATCCGGCTCGAGTACCTGAACGTCGTCGATCCGGCGACGTTCCTGCCCGTCGACGAGGGGCACCAGGGCCCGGCGCTCGCCCTGATCGCTGCGACCGTCGGCGGTCACCGCTTCGTCGACAACGCCGAGATCTTCGTGCGCTGA
- a CDS encoding helix-turn-helix domain-containing protein — protein sequence MSPAEDDGPSGVHCRLDELLTERGMTLAELSRVVGVSVVNLSVLKNDRARAIRYSTLSAICRALDCEVGDLLVRQD from the coding sequence ATGAGCCCCGCGGAGGACGACGGCCCGAGCGGTGTGCACTGCCGACTCGACGAGCTGCTGACCGAGCGCGGGATGACCCTGGCGGAGCTGTCCCGCGTGGTGGGCGTGTCGGTGGTGAACCTCTCGGTCCTGAAGAACGACCGGGCCCGCGCCATCCGGTACTCGACGCTGTCGGCGATCTGCCGCGCCCTCGACTGCGAGGTCGGCGACCTCCTGGTCCGCCAAGACTGA
- a CDS encoding DUF4192 family protein — MTTIIKARDAADFLSLVPRLLGYEPRRSVVLIPFSAGRTGGGLRVDLPPAAVDTDAVASTLIGFACRVEHTDAYAVLVYDEDADAVTHAELVAALEVRAQACGLRRIDALHISSGRWRSYLDPALGGEIAADPDAGAHRPAADQGAGAALPHVDLARSERVGRALTECARALDWVLHGSRPADARIHPDALVASLALEDLPAFFETWIQPGSAAPPPNGSGDAEHADVQDLALLIWCLARPALRDIALATWVGGVDGGDAALTAQQEWEAGAAYPDELGAWMLGEGPRPDVDRLTDALEVCRLAAASAPAVYRPGALAASAWLSWALGRSTHAARYCEQALTIDAEHGLSLIVLSMVDAAHLPDWAFRAQPGPLT, encoded by the coding sequence ATGACCACGATCATCAAGGCCCGGGATGCGGCCGACTTCCTCTCTCTCGTTCCTCGACTGCTCGGCTACGAGCCGCGACGCAGCGTCGTGCTGATCCCCTTCAGCGCGGGGCGCACCGGCGGCGGACTGCGCGTCGATCTGCCGCCCGCGGCGGTCGACACGGATGCAGTCGCCTCGACCCTCATCGGCTTCGCCTGCCGTGTCGAGCACACCGATGCCTACGCCGTTCTCGTGTACGACGAAGACGCCGACGCCGTGACGCATGCGGAATTGGTCGCGGCATTGGAGGTCAGGGCGCAGGCGTGCGGACTGCGCCGCATCGATGCGCTGCACATCTCCTCCGGGCGCTGGCGCTCCTACCTCGATCCCGCTCTCGGCGGAGAGATCGCGGCCGACCCGGATGCGGGCGCGCACCGCCCTGCCGCCGACCAGGGCGCGGGAGCCGCGCTGCCGCACGTCGACCTCGCGCGGAGCGAGAGGGTCGGCCGGGCGCTGACCGAGTGCGCCCGCGCGCTGGACTGGGTGCTGCACGGGTCGCGTCCGGCGGACGCCCGCATCCATCCCGATGCCCTCGTCGCCTCCCTCGCCCTCGAGGATCTGCCCGCGTTCTTCGAGACCTGGATCCAGCCGGGCAGTGCTGCGCCACCGCCGAACGGCTCGGGTGACGCGGAGCACGCCGACGTGCAGGATCTCGCGCTGCTGATCTGGTGCCTCGCGCGCCCTGCCCTGCGCGACATCGCGCTGGCCACGTGGGTGGGCGGCGTCGATGGCGGAGACGCCGCCCTCACCGCGCAGCAGGAATGGGAGGCGGGCGCCGCGTACCCGGATGAGCTCGGCGCCTGGATGCTGGGCGAGGGCCCGCGCCCCGATGTCGATCGCCTCACGGATGCTCTCGAGGTGTGCCGGCTCGCGGCCGCATCCGCTCCCGCCGTGTATCGCCCCGGGGCGCTGGCGGCGAGTGCCTGGCTGTCGTGGGCGCTCGGGCGCTCCACCCATGCCGCGCGCTACTGCGAGCAGGCGTTGACCATCGACGCCGAGCACGGCCTCTCGCTCATCGTCTTGTCGATGGTCGATGCGGCCCACCTGCCCGACTGGGCGTTCCGGGCTCAGCCCGGGCCGCTCACTTGA
- a CDS encoding Rossmann-like and DUF2520 domain-containing protein translates to MRRDGRLGVGVIGAGRVGPIMAAALGGAGHALTGITAGSDQDRVEAILPGVPVLDAAEVLRRSELVVLAVPHDELPSLVAGLAELGAWQPGQLVLHTDPGYGTDVLAPAQRLGAIGLAVHPAITFTGTTIDLRQLAASYAAVTAPAAVLPIAQALAVEIGCEPVVIAEADRPAYAEAIATATEFSRVIVQQATGLLAGIGVENPGGYLSALVRSTVDDALTRADPRGPVGDTIDG, encoded by the coding sequence ATGAGGCGTGACGGCCGTCTGGGCGTCGGAGTGATCGGCGCGGGCCGGGTGGGACCCATCATGGCCGCGGCCCTGGGCGGGGCGGGGCATGCCCTCACGGGGATCACCGCCGGCAGCGATCAGGACCGTGTCGAGGCGATCCTGCCCGGAGTGCCGGTGCTGGATGCCGCCGAGGTCCTGCGCCGCAGCGAGCTCGTGGTGCTCGCGGTGCCCCACGACGAGCTTCCCTCGCTCGTGGCGGGCCTCGCCGAGCTGGGCGCCTGGCAGCCCGGACAGCTCGTGCTGCACACCGACCCCGGCTACGGCACCGACGTGCTGGCGCCCGCGCAGCGACTCGGGGCGATCGGGCTGGCGGTGCATCCGGCCATCACCTTCACGGGCACGACGATCGACCTGCGCCAGCTCGCCGCTTCCTACGCCGCCGTCACGGCGCCCGCCGCGGTGCTGCCGATCGCGCAGGCGCTGGCCGTGGAGATCGGCTGCGAGCCCGTCGTGATCGCCGAGGCCGATCGGCCCGCGTACGCGGAGGCGATCGCGACGGCGACCGAGTTCTCCCGCGTGATCGTGCAGCAGGCGACGGGTCTGCTCGCGGGCATCGGCGTCGAGAACCCCGGTGGGTACCTGTCGGCGCTCGTGCGCTCGACGGTCGACGACGCCTTGACACGTGCGGATCCGCGCGGACCCGTGGGCGATACGATCGACGGATGA
- the cls gene encoding cardiolipin synthase — protein sequence MINIDIDLGSWWLIAVFVFDIVIRIAAIIIVPRNRRPTAAMAWLLAIYFIPVIGVVLFLVIGTPRLPRKRRRKQRAINEYIQQATAGLDHGTLRPGAPGWFTSLVRLNTNLGAMPLSGDNEAHLIADYQESLDAMADAIRSARRYVHVEFYILQSDASTDNFFRALEEVRKRGVTVRVLLDHWANRGKPFYRRTLKRLDAMGAQWHLMLPVQPLRGKYQRPDLRNHRKLLVIDGDIAFMGSQNVTDSTYNLRKNIRRGLHWVDLMVRLEGPVVGSVNAVFLSDWYSETDELLTEEVDEFDLRQATGDLDCQIVPSGPGFEFENNLRLFLGLMYAAKERIILVSPYFVPDESILNAITTACHRGVEVELFVSEEGDQAMVYHAQRSYYEVLLRAGVRIWMYRKPFILHTKAMTIDDEVAVIGSSNMDMRSFGLNMEISMLVRGEEFVEEMRQVEDRYRELSTELTLEEWLKQPLRSTVLDNLARLTSALQ from the coding sequence ATGATCAACATCGACATCGATCTCGGATCGTGGTGGCTGATCGCCGTCTTCGTCTTCGACATCGTGATCCGCATCGCGGCGATCATCATCGTCCCCCGCAACCGACGTCCCACGGCGGCCATGGCATGGCTGCTCGCGATCTACTTCATCCCCGTGATCGGGGTGGTGCTGTTCCTGGTGATCGGCACGCCGCGCCTGCCGCGCAAGCGCCGGCGCAAGCAGCGCGCGATCAACGAGTACATCCAGCAGGCCACGGCCGGACTCGATCACGGCACGCTGCGTCCCGGCGCGCCGGGCTGGTTCACCTCGCTCGTGCGGCTGAACACCAACCTCGGGGCCATGCCGCTCTCCGGTGACAACGAGGCGCACCTGATCGCCGACTATCAGGAGAGCCTCGACGCGATGGCAGACGCCATCCGCAGCGCCCGACGTTACGTGCACGTCGAGTTCTACATCCTTCAATCGGATGCGTCGACCGACAACTTCTTCCGTGCGCTCGAGGAGGTCCGCAAGCGGGGCGTCACGGTGCGCGTGCTGCTGGATCACTGGGCCAACCGAGGAAAGCCGTTCTACCGCCGCACGCTGAAACGTCTGGACGCCATGGGAGCGCAATGGCATCTGATGCTGCCCGTGCAGCCGCTGCGCGGCAAGTACCAGCGTCCCGACCTGCGCAACCACCGCAAGCTTCTCGTCATCGACGGCGACATCGCCTTCATGGGCTCGCAGAACGTCACCGATTCGACGTACAACCTGCGTAAGAACATCCGTCGCGGTCTGCACTGGGTCGATCTCATGGTGCGCCTCGAAGGGCCCGTCGTCGGTAGCGTCAACGCCGTCTTCCTCTCCGACTGGTACAGCGAGACCGACGAGCTACTGACGGAGGAGGTCGACGAGTTCGACCTGCGTCAGGCCACGGGGGATCTCGACTGCCAGATCGTGCCGAGCGGTCCAGGGTTCGAGTTCGAGAACAACCTGCGCCTGTTCCTCGGGCTCATGTACGCCGCGAAGGAACGGATCATCCTCGTCAGCCCCTACTTCGTGCCGGATGAGTCGATCCTCAACGCCATCACCACCGCGTGCCACCGGGGCGTCGAGGTCGAGCTCTTCGTCTCCGAAGAGGGCGACCAGGCGATGGTCTACCACGCTCAACGCAGCTACTACGAGGTGCTGCTGCGCGCCGGTGTGCGCATCTGGATGTACCGCAAGCCCTTCATCCTGCACACCAAGGCGATGACGATCGACGACGAGGTGGCGGTCATCGGCTCGAGCAACATGGACATGCGCTCGTTCGGTCTCAACATGGAGATCTCGATGCTCGTGCGCGGCGAGGAGTTCGTCGAGGAGATGCGGCAGGTCGAGGACCGCTACCGCGAGCTCAGCACGGAACTCACCCTCGAGGAGTGGCTGAAACAGCCCTTGCGCTCGACGGTTCTCGACAACCTCGCCCGCCTGACCTCGGCGCTGCAGTAG
- a CDS encoding ATP-dependent Clp protease ATP-binding subunit, protein MFERFTDRARRVVVLAQEEAKMLNHNYIGTEHILLGLIHEGEGVAAKALESLGISLDAVREQVQDIIGQGQQQPTGHIPFTPRAKKVLELSLREALQLGHNYIGTEHILLGLIREGEGVAAQVLVKLGADLNKVRQQVIQLLSGYQGKEPAGVATGAGEQATTGAQGGSAVLDQFGRNLTQAARDNKLDPVIGREKEIERVMQILSRRSKNNPVLIGEPGVGKTAVVEGLAQAIVKGDVPETLKDKQVYSLDLGSLIAGSRYRGDFEERLKKVTKEIRTRGDIIVFIDEIHTLVGAGAAEGAIDAASILKPLLARGELQTIGATTLDEYRKHFEKDAALERRFQPIQVAEPSLPHAINILKGLRDRYEAHHKVQITDGAIVAAANLADRYISDRFLPDKAIDLIDEAGARLRLSILSSPPELREFDEKIAKVREQKEAASEEQDFEKAASLRDEEKSLLAERLRLEKQWKNGDVATTAVVDEGLIAEVLAQATGIPVFKLTEEETSRLVFMEKALHQRVIGQEEAIAALSRTIRRQRAGLKDPKRPSGSFIFAGPTGVGKTELAKALAEFLFDDEGALISLDMSEFGEKHTVSRLFGAPPGFVGFEEGGQLTEKVRRKPFSVVLFDEIEKAHPDIFNSLLQILEEGRLTDGQGRVVDFKNTVIIMTTNLGSQAIAGGPVGFQVEGNAQTTYERMKGKVDEELKRHFKPEFLNRVDDVIVFPQLNKTELRQIVGLFTKRLAERLLDRDLTVELSDAAKDRLIEIGFDPTLGARPLRRAMQREVEDQLSEKILHGELNAGDHVKVDAEGGRFTFDIAPRGEKVALGASVAGEISATPDIVAGS, encoded by the coding sequence ATGTTCGAGAGATTCACCGACCGAGCCCGTCGCGTGGTTGTGCTCGCCCAGGAAGAGGCGAAGATGCTCAACCACAACTACATCGGTACCGAGCACATCCTGCTCGGTCTCATCCATGAGGGCGAGGGCGTCGCCGCCAAGGCGCTTGAGAGTCTCGGCATCTCGCTCGACGCCGTGCGCGAGCAGGTCCAGGACATCATCGGCCAGGGTCAGCAGCAGCCGACCGGCCACATCCCCTTCACGCCGCGCGCCAAGAAGGTGCTCGAGCTGAGCCTGCGCGAGGCGCTGCAGCTGGGCCACAACTACATCGGCACCGAGCACATCCTGCTCGGCCTCATCCGCGAGGGCGAGGGCGTCGCAGCCCAGGTGCTCGTCAAGCTCGGCGCCGACCTCAACAAGGTGCGCCAGCAGGTCATCCAGCTGCTGAGCGGCTACCAGGGTAAGGAGCCCGCGGGCGTCGCCACCGGTGCCGGCGAGCAGGCCACGACCGGTGCGCAGGGCGGCTCGGCCGTGCTCGACCAGTTCGGCCGCAACCTCACCCAGGCCGCGCGCGACAACAAGCTCGACCCGGTGATCGGGCGCGAGAAGGAGATCGAGCGCGTGATGCAGATCCTCTCGCGTCGCTCCAAGAACAACCCCGTCCTCATCGGTGAGCCCGGCGTCGGCAAGACGGCCGTCGTCGAGGGGCTCGCGCAGGCGATCGTGAAGGGCGACGTTCCCGAGACGCTGAAGGACAAGCAGGTCTACTCGCTCGATCTCGGCTCGCTCATCGCCGGCTCCCGCTACCGCGGCGACTTCGAGGAGCGCCTGAAGAAGGTCACGAAGGAGATCCGCACCCGCGGCGACATCATCGTCTTCATCGACGAGATCCACACCCTGGTGGGTGCGGGTGCCGCCGAGGGCGCGATCGACGCCGCATCCATCCTGAAGCCGCTGCTCGCCCGCGGCGAGCTGCAGACGATCGGTGCGACGACCCTCGACGAGTACCGCAAGCACTTCGAGAAGGATGCGGCACTCGAGCGCCGCTTCCAGCCGATCCAGGTCGCGGAGCCGAGCCTGCCCCACGCGATCAACATCCTGAAGGGCCTGCGCGATCGGTACGAGGCGCACCACAAGGTGCAGATCACGGACGGCGCGATCGTCGCGGCCGCGAACCTCGCCGACCGCTACATCTCCGACCGCTTCCTGCCCGACAAGGCGATCGACCTGATCGACGAGGCCGGCGCCCGCCTCCGCCTGTCGATCCTCTCGAGCCCGCCGGAGCTGCGCGAGTTCGACGAGAAGATCGCCAAGGTGCGCGAGCAGAAGGAAGCCGCATCCGAGGAGCAGGACTTCGAGAAGGCCGCGTCGCTGCGCGACGAGGAGAAGTCGCTGCTGGCTGAGCGGCTGCGCCTGGAGAAGCAGTGGAAGAACGGCGACGTCGCGACCACCGCGGTCGTTGACGAGGGCCTGATCGCCGAGGTGCTGGCCCAGGCCACGGGCATCCCGGTGTTCAAGCTGACCGAGGAGGAGACCAGCCGTCTCGTCTTCATGGAGAAGGCGCTGCACCAGCGCGTCATCGGTCAGGAAGAGGCGATCGCCGCCCTCAGCCGCACGATCCGTCGCCAGCGCGCCGGCCTCAAGGACCCGAAGCGTCCGAGCGGTTCGTTCATCTTCGCCGGCCCCACGGGTGTCGGAAAGACCGAGCTCGCCAAGGCGCTCGCGGAGTTCCTGTTCGATGACGAGGGTGCACTCATCTCGCTCGACATGAGCGAGTTCGGTGAGAAGCACACCGTGTCGCGACTGTTCGGTGCCCCTCCCGGGTTCGTCGGCTTCGAGGAGGGCGGTCAGCTCACCGAGAAGGTGCGTCGCAAGCCGTTCTCGGTCGTGCTGTTCGACGAGATCGAGAAGGCGCACCCCGACATCTTCAACTCGCTGCTGCAGATCCTCGAGGAGGGTCGTCTGACCGACGGTCAGGGCCGCGTCGTCGACTTCAAGAACACGGTCATCATCATGACCACGAACCTCGGTTCGCAGGCCATCGCCGGCGGCCCGGTCGGGTTCCAGGTCGAGGGCAACGCGCAGACGACGTACGAGCGGATGAAGGGCAAGGTCGACGAGGAGCTGAAGCGTCACTTCAAGCCCGAGTTCCTCAACCGCGTCGACGACGTCATCGTCTTCCCGCAGCTGAACAAGACGGAACTGCGTCAGATCGTGGGCCTGTTCACCAAGCGTCTCGCCGAGCGTCTGCTCGACCGCGACCTCACGGTGGAGCTGTCGGATGCGGCCAAGGACCGCCTCATCGAGATCGGCTTCGACCCGACGCTCGGTGCGCGTCCGCTGCGCCGTGCGATGCAGCGCGAGGTCGAGGACCAGCTCAGCGAGAAGATCCTCCACGGCGAGCTGAACGCCGGCGACCACGTGAAGGTCGACGCCGAGGGCGGCCGGTTCACGTTCGACATCGCCCCCCGCGGCGAGAAGGTCGCACTGGGCGCGAGCGTCGCCGGCGAGATCTCGGCCACGCCGGACATCGTCGCCGGAAGCTGA